A window from Chloroflexota bacterium encodes these proteins:
- a CDS encoding rRNA pseudouridine synthase yields the protein MAQVRVRGERLQKVLARAGIGSWRFCEQLIRQGRVAVNGDVVTELGIQVDSSAQVTLDGQLISKPKEHIYWLLNKPPGYVSTVTDPQGRPTVLDLAPLAERVYPVGRLDVDSEGLILLTNDGELAYRLTHPRYGVEKEYHVLIDGVPSDDVLRLWCSGVELDGRTTAPAMVEKMKQDKRGMWLRFVIHEGRKRQIRLMSELFGYRAQRLIRVRFGPLSLGCLPVGKTRPLAEEEIERLKRAVGLVVASR from the coding sequence GTGGCGCAGGTTAGGGTGCGGGGGGAGCGACTACAGAAGGTGCTCGCCCGGGCTGGGATAGGCTCATGGCGATTCTGCGAGCAACTGATTCGCCAGGGACGCGTGGCCGTCAACGGCGATGTAGTCACCGAACTGGGGATACAGGTTGACTCATCTGCTCAGGTCACGCTGGATGGCCAACTGATCTCTAAACCGAAAGAGCATATTTACTGGTTGTTAAATAAACCTCCTGGCTATGTGAGCACGGTTACTGATCCGCAGGGCCGTCCTACGGTCTTGGACCTGGCGCCGCTAGCAGAGCGGGTCTACCCTGTGGGGAGGCTAGATGTTGATAGCGAAGGGCTCATCCTGCTCACTAATGATGGTGAGTTAGCCTATCGACTGACTCATCCTCGCTATGGGGTAGAGAAGGAGTACCATGTGTTGATTGATGGAGTACCATCAGATGATGTGTTGCGACTCTGGTGTTCTGGGGTTGAGCTCGATGGACGGACAACTGCCCCAGCCATGGTAGAGAAGATGAAGCAAGATAAGAGGGGGATGTGGCTGAGATTCGTCATCCATGAAGGGCGCAAGCGCCAGATTCGCTTGATGAGTGAACTTTTTGGCTACAGAGCGCAGCGCCTGATCAGGGTTCGGTTTGGCCCCCTCTCTCTGGGGTGCTTGCCGGTGGGAAAGACGAGGCCACTGGCCGAGGAGGAGATAGAGAGGCTGAAGAGAGCCGTGGGATTAGTAGTAGCAAGCAGGTGA